DNA from Campylobacter sp. RM5004:
TATTTATTAAAAACTCTTCTATATTCATTATTTAAACCTCCAAATGGCATTAATTATATTACTATAATTACTTTTACTAAGTATTAACTAAGCTCTTTTAAAATCTACGCAACTTAGACTAGTTTTTTACTCCTTAAGAGTTTTATAAAATCCCTTGAAAAATCAAGGGATTTTCTCCTTTTAAAGATAATTCAAATTACATTTTTTAAAAAATTTATTTAACTTTAAGCTTAATTTTCAAATTTTATGCTACTATTCATTCACATTTTTACAAAAAAGGAGAAAAAATGAAATTAGTTAAATTAAGTTTAGCAGCAGTTGTTGCTGCAGGTTCGTTCTCATTTGCGAACGCAGTTGCTTTAGATGAAGCTATCCAAAATGTAGACTTATCAGGAATGTTAAGATACAGATATGAAACTACAGGCGAAAAAACTACAACTGGTAATGTTTCTAATAAAGAAAATGAAAGTGGACACAAATATAAAGCACAATTAAAATTTGGTGCTGACATTGCTGACAATTTTAAAGCTACAGCATTATTCCAATATTCAAATGCAGATCTATCATATGGTAAGAATGCATTTTTAGATGATACTAAAACATTTGCAGTAAGAGATGCTTACTTAACTTATACAAACTTTGATACTTCATTTATGTTCGGTAGAATGGAAATCGGTTCAATTTGGACAGATGACCTGTTAGGAACAGGATTAAAAGTAGTAAACAACAGCATCGAAAACGTAACTTTAGCAGCTTACGCTTTTGATAATTATAATAAAGATGGCGATTTCTTTTTACCATTAAAACATGAAGGTAAAATTTTAAAAGATGAAAATGGAAAAGTACTAGCTGGACATTCTGCTAAGAACCTATATGGTATTGCGGCTATAGCTAATTTTGATCCAGTAGCAGCTC
Protein-coding regions in this window:
- a CDS encoding major outer membrane protein, whose translation is MKLVKLSLAAVVAAGSFSFANAVALDEAIQNVDLSGMLRYRYETTGEKTTTGNVSNKENESGHKYKAQLKFGADIADNFKATALFQYSNADLSYGKNAFLDDTKTFAVRDAYLTYTNFDTSFMFGRMEIGSIWTDDLLGTGLKVVNNSIENVTLAAYAFDNYNKDGDFFLPLKHEGKILKDENGKVLAGHSAKNLYGIAAIANFDPVAAQLWVSNMASWGTFYAVDFNVALGDKDDFAYNIHAQYAGNSLKKDRKGDSATNGNFYAIEAGFDAFGLDFNVGYAGFGKKDKWTLNSVEDSGQLINYGEFAMKGYQGGFGKKDYVFGTIGYTFEDVRFAVDIINGTNKVGEDKEKLFEVKPQLSYKYSDKLKFSTFYAYGQTKDAIVLDETGNATKVDKKKENLIRFEAKYTF